The Juglans microcarpa x Juglans regia isolate MS1-56 chromosome 8S, Jm3101_v1.0, whole genome shotgun sequence genome has a window encoding:
- the LOC121244763 gene encoding TMV resistance protein N-like, whose protein sequence is MDIQTPSSAPSSCSEHQWKYQVFLSFRGETRNTFTSHLCNALRNKFIYTFKDDERLEIGTPIKEELLHAIEKSRMAVIIISKEYASSTWCLEELVKILECKKDREMKVLPIFCHVEPSDVRHQGSTFRDAFAKHEQNLVNEDKLQTWKNALKEVSNHVGRSLKINE, encoded by the coding sequence ATGGATATACAAACCCCTTCATCAGCCCCTTCCTCTTGTTCCGAACACCAATGGAAATACCAAGTTTTCCTCAGTTTCAGAGGTGAAACCCGTAATACATTTACCAGCCATCTATGCAATGCATTGCGTAATAAATTTATCTACACCTTTAAGGATGATGAAAGACTGGAGATCGGAACACCCATTAAGGAGGAACTCTTGCATGCAATTGAGAAGTCAAGAATGGCGGTCATCATTATTTCAAAAGAGTATGCATCGTCCACATGGTGCCTGGAAGAACTTGTAAAGATTCTTGAATGCAAGAAAGATAGAGAAATGAAAGTTTTGCCCATTTTCTGTCATGTAGAACCTAGTGATGTGCGGCACCAGGGGAGCACCTTTAGAGATGCCTTTGCTAAACACGAGCAAAATCTTGTGAACGAAGACAAGTTGCAAACTTGGAAAAATGCTTTGAAAGAAGTGTCCAATCACGTTGGAAGATCTTTGAAGATCAATGAGTAA
- the LOC121244764 gene encoding disease resistance protein RPV1-like — translation MPQTGIPFPYDLSKDNSWRVIVLLLKTLLNTTHVNSPPTLNLEECRKLLVFSSVICCIPALKILILSRCKGQPPSPILFSIGAPVTLSLPSFFSVFTSLVALDLGDSNLLDGALPEDLSRLSSLESLNLSKNHFTCLPDSISQLPKLKFLCLDDCGRLQLLPKFPSTTQFVMARECTSLQNYSNQVVVLPSGGGEFTVINCLSLAAREEDILSEVSSLYTHFQPLWMEEQIHQSNEYHGMPQTAIRLPYDLSKDDSWRGIVLLLKTLVNTTLVNSPRTLNLGECRKLLVFPSVICCIPALKTLILSGCKGQPHSPVLFSISASHTMSLPSLFSGMTFLVNLNLSFCNLLDGALPDDFSGLSSLEILDLSGNKFTRLPDSIYQLQKLKFLYLENCSRLQLLSNLPSTTQFVMDRECPSRKIFPNQVVVSTSVGGSISDDFELREASRASSKKVTRSAPSSSPKKVTLPSSGQKNVIHPAPSFGSSPPTRGKILAGIFSGIQRKLKDPAVKIQHDDKPDIKRQPQ, via the exons ATGCCTCAAACTGGAATTCCATTTCCATACGATCTCTCTAAAGACAATAGTTGGAGAGTAATTGTGTTGCTTTTGAAAACTTTACTCAACACTACGCATGTGAATTCTCCTCCAACACTAAATCTTGAAGAGTGCAGAAAGCTTTTGGTTTTTTCGAGTGTCATTTGTTGTATACCTGCTCTtaaaattctcattctctctagATGTAAAGGCCAACCTCCTTCccctattttattttcaattggtGCACCCGTCACCTTGTCGTTGCCTAGCTTTTTTTCAGTGTTTACCTCGTTAGTAGCTCTAGATCTAGGTGATTCCAATCTACTGGATGGAGCACTACCCGAAGATCTTAGTAGATTATCCTCCTTGGAGTCTCTGAATTTGAGCAAAAACCATTTCACATGCTTGCCAGATAGCATTTCTCAGCTTCCAAagcttaaatttctttgtttggatgATTGTGGCAGGCTTCAGTTATTGCCAAAGTTTCCCTCAACTACACAATTTGTAATGGCTCGAGAATGTACTTCACTCCAAAATTATTCCAATCAAGTTGTTGTGTTGCCTTCAGGTGGAGGAGAATTCACTGTTATTAATTGCCTTAGCTTGGCTGCTCGTGAAGAAGACATTCTGAGTGAGGTTTCTTCGCTATATACACACTTTCAGCCACTGTGGAtggag GAGCAAATTCATCAAAGTAACGAATATCATGGCATGCCTCAAACTGCAATTAGGTTACCATATGATCTCTCTAAAGACGATAGTTGGAGAGGAATTGTGTTGCTTTTGAAAACTTTAGTCAACACTACGCTAGTGAATTCTCCTCGAACACTAAATCTTGGAGAGTGCAGAAAGCTTTTGGTTTTTCCAAGTGTCATTTGTTGCATACCTGCCCTTAAAACTCTCATTCTCTCTGGATGTAAAGGTCAGCCTCATTCCCctgttttattttcaattagTGCATCCCACACCATGTCGTTGCCTAGCTTGTTTTCAGGGATGACCTTTTTAGTAAATCTAAATCTAAGTTTCTGCAATCTATTGGATGGAGCACTCCCTGATGATTTTAGTGGCTTATCCTCCTTGGAGATTCTGGATTTGAGTGGAAACAAATTCACACGCTTGCCAGACAGCATTTATCAGCTTCAAAAgcttaaatttctttatttggaGAATTGTAGCAGGCTTCAGTTATTGTCAAATCTTCCCTCAACCACACAATTTGTAATGGATCGAGAATGCCCTTCACGCAAAATTTTTCCCAATCAAGTTGTAGTGTCGACTTCAGTAGGGGGGTCCATATCTGACGATTTTGAGTTGAGGGAGGCGTCGAGGGCCTCTTCTAAGAAAGTTACTAGGTCGGCCCCCTCTTCTTCTCCTAAGAAAGTTACTTTGCCCTCTTCTGGTCAAAAGAATGTTATACATCCAGCCCCCTCTTTTGGGTCATCGCCTCCAACTAGAGGAAAAATCTTGGCGGGCATTTTTTCTGGgattcaaagaaaattaaaggatCCAGCTGTAAAGATACAGCACGATGATAAGCCTGATATCAAACGCCAGCCTCAGTGA
- the LOC121244765 gene encoding disease resistance protein RUN1-like: protein MKVLPIFYHVDPSDARKQEGTFRDAFAEHEKNIENKDKVQTWRNALKKVANLSGFHLKNGDEPTFIKEIVKMISRELINLIDDREDNLVGIDSRVNEMHLHLGIGFYDVRIIGICGMSGMGKTTLARGIFQKFNHLFRARSFLENVSLVSKRNGLVALQKKILSDMKLKIDHEKWDVLKGIDVIRNRLLYTKVLIVLDDVDEKEQLETLAGNCNWFGSGSRIIVTTRDECLLTAHGVQIIHRIKGLHENEALQLFSQEAFRNPNQCEDQDFLDLCNDCVSCAGGHPLALKVLGSSLLGKGRDEWKSSLNGIQVLPNRDIQQQLQIGFDALEYTEKNIQHKLKIGFDALGETEKTMLLDIACFFNGEDKDRVVDLLEGDCFPKIDIETLVDKSLVTILGGKLWMHSLLQRMGWEIVRCEHRNKPGKRSRLWRRDDIFEVLRENSGTYKVQGIMLSTSSPHQEELNPEAFSNMKKLRLVKICDVNLPWGLNSLSNWLRLMEWHEYPLSSIPESFQPNNLVELIMHRSSFLQLPMAFLKLKKLKVMDFSGSENLMMTPDFSGCPSLQRLIFDGCTRLYEVHPSIGALKHLILLNLKDCKCLSSLLHEINLESLNLLILSGCSSFNKFPEIVENMKLLSELYLDETAIEEFPLSIQHLIGLTLLNLGECKKLSVFPSVICCLPALKTLILSGCKGHPPSPILFSIRAPRTLSLPSFFSGLTTLVTLDLSDCNLLDGALPDNISSLSSLEFLNLSRNNFARLPDSISQLPKLKFLCLDNCSRLQLLPNLPSTTQFVMARECTSLQNYSNQVVGSTSGGGEFTVISCHKPVKKTF from the exons ATGAAAGTTTTGCCCATTTTCTATCATGTAGATCCTAGTGATGCGCGGAAACAGGAGGGCACCTTCAGAGATGCCTTTGCTGAGCACGAGAAAAATATTGAGAACAAAGATAAGGTGCAAACTTGGAGAaatgctttgaaaaaagtggccAATCTCTCTGGATTCCATTTAAAGAACGG GGATGAGCCGACGTTTATCAAAGAAATTGTTAAAATGATATCTAGAGAATTGATCAACCTTATTGATGATCGCGAGGACAACCTTGTCGGGATAGACTCTCGTGTGAATGAAATGCATTTGCATTTAGGTATTGGATTTTATGATGTTCGCATTATAGGGATATGCGGTATGAGTGGAATGGGCAAGACAACTCTTGCACGAGGTAtatttcaaaagttcaatcatctATTCCGAGCTAGAAGCTTTCTTGAAAATGTTAGTTTGGTTTCTAAAAGAAATGGTCTAGTTGCTTTACAAAAAAAGATCCTTTCTGATATGAAGTTGAAGATTGACCATGAAAAATGGGATGTGCTTAAAGGAATTGATGTGATAAGGAATAGATTACTTTACACAAAAGTTCTTATTGTTCTTGATGACGTGGATGAAAAAGAACAATTAGAAACATTAGCTGGGAACTGCAATTGGTTTGGATCAGGGAGTAGAATCATTGTGACCACTAGAGATGAATGTTTGTTAACAGCACATGGAGTGCAAATTATACACCGGATTAAAGGACTACATGAAAATGAGGCTTTACAGCTTTTTAGTCAAGAAGCCTTTCGTAACCCTAATCAATGTGAAGATCAAGACTTTTTGGATCTATGCAATGACTGTGTGAGTTGCGCCGGCGGTCATCCTTTAGCTCTTAAAGTTTTGGGTTCCTCCCtattgggaaaaggaagagatgaaTGGAAAAGTTCTTTGAATGGAATACAAGTACTTCCTAATAGAGATATTCAACAGCAACTCCAAATAGGTTTTGATGCATTGGAGTATACAGAGAAAAATATTCAACATAAACTCAAAATAGGTTTTGATGCATTGGGGGAGACAGAGAAAACAATGTTATTAGATATTGCCTGTTTCTTCAATGGGGAAGACAAAGATCGAGTGGTAGATTTATTGGAAGGTGATTGCTTCCCTAAGATTGATATAGAAACTCTTGTGGACAAATCTCTTGTTACTATTTTGGGGGGGAAATTGTGGATGCATAGTTTACTACAAAGAATGGGTTGGGAAATTGTTCGCTGTGAACATCGTAACAAGCCTGGAAAACGCAGCAGATTATGGCGTCGTGATGATATCTTTGAAGTTCTACGGGAAAATTCT GGAACATATAAAGTCCAAGGCATAATGTTAAGTACTTCGTCTCCACATCAAGAAGAGTTGAATCCTGAAgccttttcaaatatgaaaaaacttagattagttaaaatatGTGATGTGAATCTTCCATGGGGCCTCAATTCTCTCTCTAATTGGTTGCGACTAATGGAATGGCATGAATATCCTTTGAGTTCCATACCGGAGAGCTTTCAGCCAAACAATCTTGTTGAGCTCATTATGCATCGCAGCAGCTTTCTGCAATTACCAATGGCTTTTCTT AAATTAAAGAAGTTGAAAGTCATGGACTTTAGTGGTTCTGAAAACTTGATGATGACTCCTGACTTCTCTGGATGCCCAAGTCTTCAAAGGTTAATTTTTGATGGTTGCACAAGATTGTATGAAGTTCACCCATCTATTGGAGCTCTCAAGCATCTTATACTATTAAATCTCAAAGATTGTAAATGTCTGAGTAGCCTTCTGCATGAGATCAACTTGGAATCATTGAATCTTTTGATCCTATCGGGTTGTTCAAGTTTCAATAAGTTTCCAGAGATTGTGGAGAATATGAAGCTTTTGTCAGAGCTTTATTTGGATGAGACTGCCATTGAGGAATTCCCATTATCCATTCAACATCTAATTGGCCTGACATTACTAAATCTTGGAGAGTGCAAAAAGCTTTCGGTTTTTCCGAGTGTCATTTGTTGTTTACCTGCTCTTAAAACTCTCATTCTCTCTGGATGCAAAGGTCACCCTCCTTCccctattttattttcaattcgtGCACCTCGCACTTTGTCGTTGCCTAGCTTTTTTTCAGGGTTGACCACTTTAGTAACTCTAGATCTAAGTGATTGCAATCTATTGGATGGAGCACTTCCCGACAATATTAGTAGCTTATCCTCCTTGGAGTTTCTGAATTTGAGCAGAAACAATTTTGCACGCTTGCCAGACAGCATTTCTCAGCTTCCAAagcttaaatttctttgtttggatAATTGTAGCAGACTTCAGTTATTGCCAAATCTTCCCTCAACTACACAATTTGTAATGGCTCGAGAATGTACTTCACTCCAAAATTATTCCAATCAAGTTGTTGGGTCGACTTCAGGTGGAGGAGAATTCACTGTTATTAGCTGCCATAAACCGGTGAAGAAGACATTCTGA
- the LOC121243973 gene encoding disease resistance protein RUN1-like, which yields MASTSNIQITPSSAPSSRSEHQKKYQVFLSFRGETRNTFTSHLCDALRNKFIYTFKDDERLEIGTSIKEELLDAIEKSRIAVVIISKEYASSTWCLEELVKILECRRDREMKVLPIFYHVEPRDVRHQEGNFRDAFAQHEQNLVDEDKVQTWKNALKEVSNLVGRPLKINEDELMFIKSIVKDISGKLITLIDDPEYNLVGIDSHVKEMNKHLDIGSNDVRFIGICGMSGLGKTTLARVIFQEFKHLFQASSFLEGVSSRFKENNPVALQEKLLSDMKLKDEQEKWDELKGIDVIRSRLCRTKVLIVLDDVDKKEQLEKLIGNCNWFGPRSRNCDWFGAGSRIIVTTKNKHLLTECEVQFIYQIKGLHKKDALQLFCQQALHTNQCENQDFLDLCNRFVSYADGHPSTLKHLGSSMFGKEKEVWESLLERLEVLPNKDIQKKLKKDYDALEETEQKMFLDIACFFKGEDKDRVIDLLEGSSDCFPKSDIDTLVDKYLVTILESKKLGMHSLLQRMGWEIVRCQHTGKPGKRSRLWRRDDIFEVLRENSGTYKVEGIMLSTSSPHQEEDLNPEAFSKMNKLRLIKICDVNLPWGLKSLSNWLRLMEWHEYPLGSIPESFQPNNLVELIMHRSNFLQLPMAFLKLKKLKVMDFRGSKNLTMTPDFSGCPSLQRLIFDGCTGLSKVHPSIGALKHLILLNLKDCKCLSSLLHEINLESLNLLILSGCSSFNKFPEIGQNMKLLSELYLDGTAIEELPLSIQHLIGLTLLNLGECKKLSFFPGDICCLPALKTLNLSGSTPTLPLLNCFSWLTFLVALNLRDCNLLDGALPEDLSSLSSLETLNLSRNNFTRLPDSISQLQKLKVLYLANCRKLQLLPNIPSITFVMDRECLAPKIFPNQVVVLTSAGRSKSDNIKLREASEVGSACKRKMEEAFGQREMAKVV from the exons ATGGCTTCCACCAGCAATATTCAAATAACCCCTTCATCAGCCCCTTCCTCTCGTTCCGAACACCAAAAGAAATACCAAGTTTTCCTCAGTTTCAGAGGTGAAACCCGTAATACATTTACCAGCCATCTATGCGATGCATTGCGTAATAAATTTATCTACACCTTTAAGGATGATGAAAGACTGGAGATCGGAACATCCATTAAGGAGGAACTCTTGGATGCAATTGAGAAGTCAAGAATAGCTGTCGTCATTATTTCAAAAGAGTATGCATCGTCCACATGGTGCTTGGAAGAACTTGTAAAGATTCTTGAATGcaggagagatagagagatgaAAGTTTTGCCCATTTTCTATCATGTAGAACCTAGAGATGTGCGGCACCAGGAGGGCAACTTTAGAGATGCCTTTGCACAACACGAGCAAAATCTCGTGGACGAAGACAAGGTGCAAACTTGGAAAAATGCTTTGAAAGAAGTGTCCAATCTCGTTGGAAGACCTTTGAAGATCAACGA GGATGAGCTGATGTTTATCAAAAGCATTGTTAAAGATATATCTGGAAAATTGATAACCCTTATTGATGATCCTGAGTACAACCTTGTTGGGATAGACTCTCATGTTAAGGAAATGAATAAGCATTTAGATATTGGATCGAATGATGTTCGCTTTATAGGGATATGCGGGATGAGTGGATTGGGCAAGACAACTCTTGCACGAGTTATATTTCAAGAGTTCAAACATCTATTCCAAGCTAGTAGCTTTCTCGAAGGTGTTAGTTCgcgttttaaagaaaataatccaGTTGCTTTACAAGAAAAGCTCCTTTCTGATATGAAGTTGAAGGATGAGCAAGAAAAATGGGATGAGCTGAAGGGAATTGATGTGATAAGGAGTAGATTATGTCGCACAAAAGTTCTTATTGTTCTTGATGATGTGgataaaaaagaacaattagaaaaattaattgGGAACTGCAATTGGTTTGGACCAAGGAGTAGGAACTGCGATTGGTTTGGAGCAGGGAGTAGAATCATTGTGAccaccaaaaataaacatttgttAACAGAATGTGAAGTGCAATTTATATACCAGATTAAAGGACTACACAAAAAAGATGCTTTACAGCTTTTTTGTCAACAAGCCTTGCATACTAATCAATGTGAAAATCAAGACTTTTTGGATCTATGCAATCGCTTTGTGAGTTATGCCGATGGTCACCCTTCAACTCTAAAACATTTGGGTTCCTCCATGttcggaaaagaaaaagaagtatgGGAAAGTTTGCTGGAGAGATTAGAAGTACTACCTAATAAAGATATTCAAAAGAAACTCAAAAAAGATTATGATGCATTGGAGGAGACAGAGCAAAAAATGTTCTTAGATATTGCTTGTTTCTTCAAAGGGGAAGACAAAGATCGAGTAATAGATTTATTGGAAGGTTCTTCTGATTGCTTCCCTAAGAGTGATATAGACACTCTTGTGGACAAATATCTTGTCACTATTTTGGAGAGCAAAAAATTGGGGATGCATAGTTTACTGCAAAGAATGGGTTGGGAAATTGTTCGCTGTCAACATACTGGCAAGCCTGGAAAACGCAGCAGATTATGGCGTCGTGATGATATCTTTGAAGTTCTACGGGAAAATTCT GGAACATATAAAGTCGAAGGCATAATGTTAAGTACCTCGTCTCCACACCAAGAAGAAGACTTGAATCCTGAAGCCTTTTCAAAGATGAATAAActtagattaattaaaatatgtgaTGTGAATCTTCCATGGGGCCTCAAGTCTCTCTCTAATTGGTTGCGACTAATGGAATGGCATGAATATCCTTTGGGTTCCATACCGGAGAGCTTTCAACCAAACAATCTTGTTGAGCTCATTATGCATCGCAGCAACTTTCTGCAATTACCAATGGCTTTTCTT AAATTAAAGAAGTTGAAAGTCATGGACTTTAGAGGCTCTAAAAACTTGACGATGACTCCTGACTTCTCTGGATGCCCAAGTCTTCAAAGGTTAATTTTTGATGGTTGCACAGGATTGTCCAAAGTTCACCCATCTATTGGAGCTCTCAAGCATCTTATACTATTAAATCTCAAAGATTGTAAATGTCTGAGTAGCCTTCTGCATGAGATCAACTTGGAATCGTTGAATCTTTTGATCTTATCGGGTTGTTCAAGTTTCAATAAGTTTCCAGAGATTGGGCAGAATATGAAGCTTTTGTCGGAGCTTTATTTGGATGGGACTGCCATTGAGGAACTCCCATtatcaattcaacatctaatcGGCCTGACATTACTAAATCTTGGAGAGTGCAAAAAGCTTTCGTTTTTTCCGGGTGACATTTGTTGTTTACCTGCTCTTAAAACTCTCAATCTCTCTGGATCAACCCCCACCTTGCCGTTGTTGAACTGTTTTTCATGGTTGACCTTTTTAGTAGCTCTAAATCTACGTGACTGCAATCTATTGGATGGAGCACTGCCCGAAGATCTTAGTAGCTTATCCTCCTTGGAGACTCTGAATTTGAGCAGAAACAATTTCACACGCTTGCCCGACAGCATTTCTCAGCTTCAAAAGCTTAAAGTTCTTTATTTGGCTAATTGTAGAAAGCTTCAGTTATTGCCAAATATTCCCTCAATTACATTTGTAATGGATCGAGAATGCCTTGCACCCAAAATTTTTCCCAATCAAGTTGTAGTGTTGACTTCAGCAGGGAGGTCCAAATCTGACAATATTAAGTTGAGGGAGGCGTCGGAGGTTGGGTCAGCGTGCAAGCGAAAAATGGAAGAGGCGTTTGGGCAGAGGGAAATGGCAAAGGTGGTATGA